AAAAGCTCATAAAATATTATAGATCTCTAGAGTTCAAACTACTCAACACATGTATAAAATAGTTAAACCATGAACCACTGCATTAAAATACTGGTAAAAAGGGACCCTTCTCCAAAATGAATGCCATTACTTTTAATCCTAAAATCCATTGTAGCttgtatttgttgatttttgtttatTCTTGCCAATGCAGGTAGTATATTTAGAAGAATGCGAcctacagatttaaaaaataatataaaataataaaaaaatatttaaaatatctgtTTATTTCAATGTATTGTAATTGAAACTATAAGAATGTGTTATGCTTGTGTTgatgtaaacaaatatttaatagCATCAGAAAGAGCAGCATCAGCTACATAGTGCTAGTCCCTGTGTGAAAAGATCTGTCATTCAATGTGGGAGTGATAGCAAGTTCCTGTTTTGAATTGTGATGGGGCGAccctttgtttacatttggatcacAGACTGTCTATAAGTACATTTGCAATGCTTATGGTATTGTTGGGATTTGAATACTTGTCCTCCACtgtgtgaatgaatgttttctgtttgtttgtgttacaaAGCATGGTATTtactatctatctgtctatctatctatctgtctatttatctatctatctgtctatttatctatctatctatctatctatctatctatctgtaccTACTTAGGTCTGATAATATCTGTTTATTGCCcttgtttctccttttttttcagcCTTCAATCAGCAATGCCTGGGAATCCTCCAGCTGCTCTTCCATGCTGTTTTCTGAGAATGGCATCGTAGTAAACCTCTCTGGGATTTAGATCAACTGCTAGCATGTTGCAGCCTTCCACCAGAACAGGTGACAGCCTGTTGGAAACATTACCTCATTGGAGTAGGCGTCCGAGATGGGCCCTTGGCCTCACTGTCTGCATGGCTCTCCTCTGGTTTCCAGGGGCAGCGGGATCTACCCTAAACTGCCATAAGACTTGCATCTGCGCCTCAAACATAGTGAGCTGCTCCAAGATGAATCTGACCACTGTCCCAACAGGACTGCCGCTCTATACTGCTGTGCTGGATCTCAGCTACAATGAGATAACACGGTTGCGATCAGAGTGGACACCAGTCAAGCTCCTGAAGCTCCATAACCTCCTGCTCAGCCACAATGGTCTCTACTTCCTGTCTTCAGAGGCGTTCATATATGTGAAGCACCTGCGCTACTTGGACCTGTCCTCCAACAATCTTCAGCAGCTGGACGAATTCATCTTTGAGCCTTTGGTCAACCTGGAGGTTCTCTTACTGTACAATAACCAAATTTCCCAGATTGACCGCTCAGCCTTTGTTGGCGTGGTCAACCTTCAGAAGCTCTACCTTAGCCAGAACCAAATCTCCCGCTTCCCCATGGAGCTGGTCAGGGAGAAGTCCCGCCTGGAGAAACTTAGCCTCCTGGATGTGTCCTCCAACAAGGTCAAAGTATTGCCCATTGATGAGCTCCAGGTGCTGCCTGCCTGGATTAAAAATGGCCTCTACTTCCACAATAACCCTCTGCTGTGTCACTGTGACCTCTACACACTCCTGGCCCACTGGTACATTCGAAAGCTCAACTCTGTCGTCGACTTCAAAGATAAATACACATGTATTCTACCTGGCCCGCAGAAAACCCAAGTGGGTGTTTTTGATCTCAGCGGTGACATGAACTGCAGCACATTCAAGGAGGCTGATGAAGAGGCTTTTCTGGACCAAACGCTGACCCTTGGCTGTGACACCAAACAGAGAGTCACGTCAAAGACCTGGACGATGCCTGGTAACGTGATGGTGACACCTGGAAGCAACCAGACAGCCAAAGTCTTGCCAGATGGGAGTCTGCAGATTAGTCCGGTGAGGCCCGACGACTCTGGAACCTACACTTGCTTTGCAATGAGTGAGGCCTTCAATGAAACGATCTATGTGGTGCTGAGGGTTCACAACTTCACCATGCACGGGGGCGGGGAGACCCTGAACACAGCATATACCACCTTGGTGGGTTGCCTGGCCAGTGTGGTGCTAGTGCTGATGTACCTTTACCTGACGCCGTGTCGATGCTTCTGCTGCCCCAACAAGGGT
This window of the Thunnus albacares chromosome 5, fThuAlb1.1, whole genome shotgun sequence genome carries:
- the amigo1 gene encoding amphoterin-induced protein 1, whose protein sequence is MLQPSTRTGDSLLETLPHWSRRPRWALGLTVCMALLWFPGAAGSTLNCHKTCICASNIVSCSKMNLTTVPTGLPLYTAVLDLSYNEITRLRSEWTPVKLLKLHNLLLSHNGLYFLSSEAFIYVKHLRYLDLSSNNLQQLDEFIFEPLVNLEVLLLYNNQISQIDRSAFVGVVNLQKLYLSQNQISRFPMELVREKSRLEKLSLLDVSSNKVKVLPIDELQVLPAWIKNGLYFHNNPLLCHCDLYTLLAHWYIRKLNSVVDFKDKYTCILPGPQKTQVGVFDLSGDMNCSTFKEADEEAFLDQTLTLGCDTKQRVTSKTWTMPGNVMVTPGSNQTAKVLPDGSLQISPVRPDDSGTYTCFAMSEAFNETIYVVLRVHNFTMHGGGETLNTAYTTLVGCLASVVLVLMYLYLTPCRCFCCPNKGKNRGEDSIHSSMLSVTPTHEDPALKAELNRHVAFIDSKDLQGQNGKLNPNGDEDDDDLDAEASSLMKGKRKKSVAESISSVFSDTPMVV